The nucleotide window AGTCGACGCCGAGATCCGGCATTCGGCGGGTCGACGGCGAGGTCGCGACGTAAGTGTCACCCGTAAAGGTTTGGCAGGGACCGCCGCGCACCTGACCATGAATCGCGGCCGTCAGATTCACGACGATTGCGTCGTGGCGACGGCCAGCCCCGGCCATTGCCACGATTTCGCCTTCGACCAGCTCGTAGCGCTGTTCCTGCCCGGCCACCCAGGCGAGAAACTGCTCGGCACTGACCTGCGTGACCGGCAATGTCTTCATGCCAGAACGATAGCATCCGGCTCGAACACCGCCAAGGCGGTGAAGGAGCGGGATAGTCCGCCTCACGCCTTGAAGTGCTTGCTCAGCTTCAGGCCCTGGGCCTGGTAGTTCGAGCCGATGCGCTGGCCGTACATCGCGTCGGGGCGCGACAGCATCTTTTCGTAGATCAGGCGGCCGACGATCTGGCCGTGCTCGAGGATGAACGGCACCTCGCGCGACCGCACTTCGAGCACCGCGCGGGCGCCCGAGCCGCCGGCGCCTTCGTAGCCGAAGCCGGGATCGAAGAAGCCGGCGTAGTGCACGCGGAATTCGCCGACCAAAGGATCGAACGGCACCATCTCGGCCGCGTAGTCCGGCGGCACCTGGACGGCTTCCTTCGAGGCCAGGATGTAGAACTCGCCGGGATCGAGGATCAGCGTGCCGTCGGGGCGGGCCGCGATCGGCTCCCAAAACTCGCCGACCGCATAGCCGCCGCGACGATCGATATCGACCACGCCGGTGTGGCGCTTGGCGCGATAGCCGACGAAGCCCTCGGAGTTCTCGCCCGACAGATCGACACTGAGCGCGACGCCGCCAGCGAGGTCGGCGTCGTCGGCATCGACCAGCCGCTCGGCGTCGTGCAGCGCGTCGAGCTCGTCCTGCTCCAGCGTGGCCTGGCCGACGCGGAAACGGACCTGCGACAGCCGCGAGCCTTCGCGCAGCAGCACCGGGAAAGTCTTCGGGCTGATCTCGGCATAGAGCGGGCCGTGATAGCCGGCGCCGATCATGTCGAAGCGGCGGGTGCCGTCGGCGATCACCCGGGTGAACACGTCGAGCCGGCCGGTCGAGCTTTTCGGATTGGCGGCGGCCACGATATGGCGCGGCAGCGCCAAGCTCTCAAGCAGCGGCACGATGTAGACGCAGTTGGTCTCCAGCACCGCGCCGTCCGACAAGTCGATCTCGTGCAGCTTCAGCTCGTCGATCCGCTCCGCCACGGTGCAGTCCGGCCCCGGCAGGAAGCTGGCGCGCACCCGATAGGCGATCGGTCCGAGCCGCAGGTCGAGGCTGGCCGGCTGGATCTGGCTCTCGACGAACGGATATTCCGGCAGGATCAGGCCCGATTCCGTCATCGCCGCGATCATGCGGTCGGGCAGAATTCCGTCGGCGTCGGGCGGCAGGGTGAACGGCACGGTGTCATCCTTCGGAGCGCAGCCATGCCCTCCGGGAAACTCAGATACGAGTGTTCACCGCTAGCCGAAGCCCGGCTTGACGGGAAGAGTACGGAGGATTAAGAGCCCGACTTATCCCGTGGTGATTTGAGCCGGCCGGCTTGCAGCCACGTTAAACAAGTCGCTAAACAGGCCGGGGACGTTGTGGTCCCGGCCCGAGGGTTGATCCCCAGGCCGGTTTTTTTGTGCCCGCATCGTCCGATGTGGGCGCGCTGGAGACCACATGTCCGAGTCCAAACCGACGATTCCCGTTCCCGCCACCGCTCACTTCCGCCGCGAGACCCGGCTGGTGCATTCCGGCAGCTTGCGTTCGCAATTCGGCGAGACCTCCGAGGCGTTGTTTCTGACGCAAGGCTTCGTCTACGACAGCGCCGAGCAGTGTGAGGCGCGCTTCACTGGCGATGACGCCGGCTTCCAATATTCGCGGTTCTCCAACCCCACGGTGTTCAGCTTCGAACAGCGGATGGCGGAGTTTGAGGGCGCCGAATCGGCGCGCGCCACTGCGACCGGCATGGCGGCGGTCACCGCCGCGATTCTCGCGCCCTTGCGGGCCGGCGACCACGTGGTCGCCTCCAAAGCGATGTTCGGCTCGTGTCGCTACATCGTCGAGGATCTGCTGCCGCGTTACGGCATCGAGTCGACGCTGGTCGACGGTCTCGATCTTGGCCAGTGGCAGCGCGCGATGCGGCCGAACACCAGGACCTGCTTCCTGGAAAGCCCGACCAACCCGACGCTCGACGTGCTCGACATCGGCGCGATCGCCGAAGTCGCCCATGCCGGCGGCGCGCGCCTCGTGGTCGACAACGTGTTCGCCACCCCGATCTGGCAGAGCCCGCTGCAGCTCGGCGCCGACGTCGTGGTGTATTCGGCCACCAAGCACATCGACGGCCAGGGTCGCTGCCTCGGTGGCGTGGTGCTGTCGTCGCAGGCGTTCATCGAAGAGCACATCCAGATCTTCCTGCGCCAAACCGGGCCGTCGCTGTCGCCGTTCAACGCCTGGGTGCTGCTGAAGGGTCTGGAGACGCTGTCGATCCGGGTCGAGAAGCAGACCGCCAACGCCGCCGCGATCGCCGATGCGTTGGCCGGCCACCCGAAGGTGCCGCGGCTGGTCTATCCCGGCCGCGCCGACCATCCGCAGGCCGAGACGGTGAAGAAGCAGATGGGGGCCGGCTCGACGCTGGTCGGCTTCGAAGTGAAGGGCGGTAAGGCCGAAGCGTTCCGCTTCCTCAACGCTCTGAGGCTGGTGAAGATCAGCAACAATCTCGGCGACGCCAAGAGCCTCGTCACCCACCCGGCGACGACCACGCATCAGCGGCTGAAACCGGAAGCCCGCGCCGAGCTCGGCATCAGCGAAGGCTTCATCCGGCTGTCGGCCGGCCTCGAACACAAAGACGATCTGATCGAGGATCTGGTCGCGGCGCTGGAGAAGGTATGAGCGATCAAGGCCCCGTGTCGTCATTGCGTGGAGCTCGGCGCGAAACTATCGATCGGACCGGAGCCTGATCTCGGCGCGGAAGCCTGAGCGGTCGGTGCGGTTGCCGAGATGCAGGCCGGCGCCGCTGCGCTCGACCGCGAGCGAAGCGATCGCGAGACCGAGACCGCTACCGACCACCGACTTGTTGCGGCCGCGGAAGAAGCGCTGACCGATCTTGTCGAGCTCGTCCGCCGCGACTCCTGGTCCTGTATCCTCGACCACGATGTCGCGCGGCGACTCCCCGGTCCGCCAGCGGACTTCGCCACCGCCCGGCATGTACTGCACCGCGTTCTCGTGCAGATTACGGATCGCGAGCTCGAGACACTCGCGATTCCCATTCCACACCACGTCGCGGAGATCGTCGCCGATCGTCACCTCGATGCCGCCGGCCCGCGGCGTGGCGCGAACCACCTCCTCGATCAGCGGGCGCATCGGAACGCGGGTGCGATCGTCGATCTCGGCATGCGCGTCGAGCCGGGCCAGCGTCAGCAATTGCCGCACCAGCCGCGTGGCGCGATCGACCGCCAGCAGAATCTGCTGGAGCGCCGCCCGCGACACCACCGGGTCGTTCGCCGCGAGCGCGACCTGCGCCTGGGTCTTCAGCGCGGTGAGCGGACTGCGCAGCTCGTGCGCGGCGAATGCGGTGATTTCCCGCTCGTGCCGGCGCGCCAGCGCGACCTTTTCGAACAGCGCGTTGAGCGCCAGCGTCAACGGCTTCACCTCCGACGGCGCGCGGCTGGCGTCGACCGGCCGCATATCGTCGGCGCCGCGGCCGACCAGATCCGACGCGATCGCCTGCAACGGCCGCAGGCCGCGGCGGACGCTGACCCAGATCAGCACCCCGAGCAGCGGCGCGATCAGCAGCGCCGGCCACAGCAGTCCCTTGATCAGGTCGGTGACCAGGCGGTCGCGCAGACCGAGTCGATCGCCGACCAGCACCCTGAAGCCTTTGGCTTCGTCCTCCGTCGCGTAGATCCGCCAGACCTCGCCGTCGATCAGGCGTTCGGAAAACCCACTCGGCTGGTCGCTGAGCCGCTGCTCCGGCGCGCCGCTCGACCGTGCGATCATCGTCCCTTGCAGCGACCATACCTGACAGGAGAGCTGGCGCTCGTAGTTGCCGCCCGTGGCCGCAGGCCGCAGGCTCGGCAGCTTTTCGGGCAGCCGGCCCTCCATGCTGCCGACCAGCGACACCACCATCCGCGCGGCTTCCTGCAGGCGGGTGTCGAGCACGTGTTCCAGCTCGCGCTGGCTGGACGCATAGATCCACGCCACCGCGGCGATCCACACCGCGCCGGTGGCGCCGAGCAGCACGAAGAACAACCTCAGCCGCAGCGAGCCGATCATCGCGGCGCCATCCGATAGCCGAGGCCGCGCATCGTCTCGATCGCGCTGCGGCCGAGCTTGGCGCGGAGATTGTGGATGTGGACCTCGATCGCGTTGCTGTCGACTTCGTCGCCCCAACCGTACAGCCGCTCCTCGAGTTCGGCGCGCGAGCGAACCACGCCGGGCCGCTCCATCAGCGCGTGCAGCACGGCAAATTCCCGGCGCGACAGCGCCACCGATACGCCGTCCAGCGTGGCATTGCCTTCCGCCGGATACAGCCGGACCGGACCGTGTTCGAGGCAGGTGGCTGCGCGGCCGTCGCGGCGGCGGATGATCGCGCGCAGCCGCGCCGACAGTTCATCGAGATCGAACGGCTTGCCGAGATAATCGTCGGCGCCGGCGTCGAGACCGGCGATGCGGTCGGGCGTTTCGTCGAGCGCGGTCAGCAGCAGCACCGGGGTCGTGTCGCCGGCGGCACGGATGGCGCGCAGCAGATCGACGCCGCTGCCGTCCGGCAGCATGATGTCGAGCACGACGGCCGAGAATTCGTTCGCCGCCAGCGCCGCACGGGCGTCTTCGCAACCGCTGACGCAGTCGATGCTGGCGCCGGCGAGCGACAGCCCGGCACGGATGCCGTCCGCGATCATCGCATCGTCCTCGACCACCAGAATTCGCATCGGCCCGTCACCTCCTCATCACGGCTTGCTGCCTCAGGCTTAAGGCTGGCTTAAGCTGGGCGGCCAGACTGCCCCCGGTTCGCAAGCGCCGGGGAATCATGGCCATTCGTCTGTTACGTATCATCGCCCTGCTGGTCGTGGCGGGGGCGGGAATGTCCGCGGGGAACACCGCAACTGCCGCATCCAGAGAACAGCCGTTCCGGCTTACGGTCGATCCCGCCGCCGACGGCGTGATCCTCAACTGGACGATTGCACCGGGCAACTACCTGTACCGCGACAAGATCGTGGTGCGAGCACTGGACGGCACCCGGCTGCGCCCGGAACTGCCGCAAGGCACCACCAAGGACGATCCCAACTTCGGCATCACCGAAGTGTATCACCGCAGCCTCGCCGTCACGATCCCGGCGGGCGCGTTGAACGGCGTCGCGCGGCTCAGCGTCGGCTACCAGGGCTGCGCCGAACGCGGCATCTGCTATCCGCCGGTGACCGCGGCCGTCGACCTCGGCAGCGCCGCGGTGACGATCGCCGGCACCGCCGGCGCCACGCCGCAGATCGCCTGGCCCGATCTGCCGCCGGCACTGCCGGGCGCCGAGCCGCGCAGCATCGCAGCGTCGCCGGACATCGGCGGGTCCGCCGCGTCGGTGTTGCCGTCGATGACCCAGGCCTGGCTGCCGCTGCTGCTCGCCTTTGCCGGATTCGGTCTGCTGCTGGCGTTCACGCCGTGCGTGCTGCCGATGGTGCCGATCGTCGCCGGCATGCTCACCCGCGCGGGCCGCGACATCACGCCGGTCCGCGGTTTCGCTCTGGCGCTGATCTACACGCTGGGCATGGCGACGGCCTATGCGGCGCTCGGCATCGCCGCGGCCTGGTCCGGACAGAACCTGCAAGCCGTACTGCAGATGCCGGCCGCGCTCGCAGCAATGGCGGCGGTGTATGTCGCGCTGGCGCTGTCGAGCTTCGGCCTGTTCGAACTTCAGCTTCCCGCCGCACGGTTCGGCGATGCGCTGACCGGCCGGATCAGCAGCCGTGCCGGGCCGCTGCTCGGAGCCGCGGCGCTCGGCTTCGCCTCGGCGCTGATCGTCGGCCCGTGCGTGACGCCGCCGCTCGCCGCAGCTCTGCTGTATGCCGCGCAGACCGGCGACACCGCGCGCGGCGCTGCGGCGCTGTTCGCGCTCGGCCTCGGCATGGGGTTTCCCCTGATGCTGGTCGGCGCCTTCGGCGGCGGCGTCCTGCCGCGCTCCGGCCCGTGGCTGGTGAGCGTGCGCAAGCTGTTCGGCGTCGTCTTTCTGGCGATCGCGACGGCGCTGCTCGGGCGCCTCGTACCAGCTTCGGTCAGCATGATGCTGTGGGCCGCGCTGGCGATCGGGACCGCGGTGTTCTTCGGCGCGTTCGACCGGATCGGCCGGCCCGGCGGAGCGGTGCCGCGGCTCGGCAAGGCGGCCGGGCTGGCGCTGTTCGTCTACGGCGGCGCCCTGATCGTGGGCGCGGCCGGCGGAGCCGACGATCCGCTGCGGCCGCTCGCGGTGTTCGGTAGCAGCAGCCGCACCGCGCAGCCTCTGCACGACGCGCGGACGGTGACGTCGGTCGCCGCACTGGATGCGGCGATCACCGACGGCCGCGATCGCGGCAAGCCGATCATGATCGACTTCTCGGCCGACTGGTGCACCGCCTGTAAGACCATGGAGCGCAATGTGTTCGCCGCGCCGGAAGTGCAGCGCCGTCTCGCCGGCCTCACCGTCATTCGCGCCGACGTCACCGCCACCAATGCCGAGACCGCGGCGCTGATGCAGCGCTTCGACGTAGTCGGCCCGCCGACCATGGTGTTTCTCGACGCCCGCGCACCCTGACCCTGAAGCGCCTGGACGCGCGGTCCTGATCACCGCCAGACTGGAGAATGACGATGAACCGCAGACAATCCCTTCTGATCCTCGGCGCGATCGCCGCCGTGCCGCTGCTGAGGTCGTTCGGCGCGCCGCAGGCCTGGGCCGAAGGCGTCGATGTCGATGCGATCCTGCGCGATCCGGACGCTCCGGAGGCCGGCAATCCCAGGGGCGACGTCACCATCGTCACCTATTTCGATTACAATTGTCCGTTCTGCAAGAAGTCCGAACCGGACCTGAAGAAGGTGGTCCGCAGCGACGGCAAGATCCGGCTGGTGTACAAGGACTGGCCGATCCTGACCGAAGCGTCGGTGTACGGCGCGCAGATGGCGCTCGGCGCCAAGTATCAGGGCAAGTATCAGATCGCCCACGACGCCCTGATGGCGATCCCCGGACGCGGCATCTCGAAGGACCAGATGCGCGATGCGGTCGCGGCCTCCGGCGTCGACATGGCGAAGCTGCAAAGCGACCTCGATACCCATGGCGATGCGATCACCGCGCTGATGCGGCGGACGCAATCGCAGGCCGAAGCGATCGGCCTGCAGGGTACGCCGGTCTATCTGGTCGGGCCCTACAAGGTCGCCGCGGCGCTCGACGCCGACGCGTTCAGGAAGGTGGTGGCGCAGGTGCGCGGATCCCAGGGCGCGAAGTGAGCCGGCGTCCGTTGCATCCGA belongs to Rhodopseudomonas palustris and includes:
- a CDS encoding O-succinylhomoserine sulfhydrylase, producing MSESKPTIPVPATAHFRRETRLVHSGSLRSQFGETSEALFLTQGFVYDSAEQCEARFTGDDAGFQYSRFSNPTVFSFEQRMAEFEGAESARATATGMAAVTAAILAPLRAGDHVVASKAMFGSCRYIVEDLLPRYGIESTLVDGLDLGQWQRAMRPNTRTCFLESPTNPTLDVLDIGAIAEVAHAGGARLVVDNVFATPIWQSPLQLGADVVVYSATKHIDGQGRCLGGVVLSSQAFIEEHIQIFLRQTGPSLSPFNAWVLLKGLETLSIRVEKQTANAAAIADALAGHPKVPRLVYPGRADHPQAETVKKQMGAGSTLVGFEVKGGKAEAFRFLNALRLVKISNNLGDAKSLVTHPATTTHQRLKPEARAELGISEGFIRLSAGLEHKDDLIEDLVAALEKV
- the dsbD gene encoding protein-disulfide reductase DsbD; this encodes MAIRLLRIIALLVVAGAGMSAGNTATAASREQPFRLTVDPAADGVILNWTIAPGNYLYRDKIVVRALDGTRLRPELPQGTTKDDPNFGITEVYHRSLAVTIPAGALNGVARLSVGYQGCAERGICYPPVTAAVDLGSAAVTIAGTAGATPQIAWPDLPPALPGAEPRSIAASPDIGGSAASVLPSMTQAWLPLLLAFAGFGLLLAFTPCVLPMVPIVAGMLTRAGRDITPVRGFALALIYTLGMATAYAALGIAAAWSGQNLQAVLQMPAALAAMAAVYVALALSSFGLFELQLPAARFGDALTGRISSRAGPLLGAAALGFASALIVGPCVTPPLAAALLYAAQTGDTARGAAALFALGLGMGFPLMLVGAFGGGVLPRSGPWLVSVRKLFGVVFLAIATALLGRLVPASVSMMLWAALAIGTAVFFGAFDRIGRPGGAVPRLGKAAGLALFVYGGALIVGAAGGADDPLRPLAVFGSSSRTAQPLHDARTVTSVAALDAAITDGRDRGKPIMIDFSADWCTACKTMERNVFAAPEVQRRLAGLTVIRADVTATNAETAALMQRFDVVGPPTMVFLDARAP
- a CDS encoding response regulator, coding for MRILVVEDDAMIADGIRAGLSLAGASIDCVSGCEDARAALAANEFSAVVLDIMLPDGSGVDLLRAIRAAGDTTPVLLLTALDETPDRIAGLDAGADDYLGKPFDLDELSARLRAIIRRRDGRAATCLEHGPVRLYPAEGNATLDGVSVALSRREFAVLHALMERPGVVRSRAELEERLYGWGDEVDSNAIEVHIHNLRAKLGRSAIETMRGLGYRMAPR
- a CDS encoding DsbA family protein, coding for MNRRQSLLILGAIAAVPLLRSFGAPQAWAEGVDVDAILRDPDAPEAGNPRGDVTIVTYFDYNCPFCKKSEPDLKKVVRSDGKIRLVYKDWPILTEASVYGAQMALGAKYQGKYQIAHDALMAIPGRGISKDQMRDAVAASGVDMAKLQSDLDTHGDAITALMRRTQSQAEAIGLQGTPVYLVGPYKVAAALDADAFRKVVAQVRGSQGAK
- a CDS encoding 2'-deoxycytidine 5'-triphosphate deaminase; the encoded protein is MPFTLPPDADGILPDRMIAAMTESGLILPEYPFVESQIQPASLDLRLGPIAYRVRASFLPGPDCTVAERIDELKLHEIDLSDGAVLETNCVYIVPLLESLALPRHIVAAANPKSSTGRLDVFTRVIADGTRRFDMIGAGYHGPLYAEISPKTFPVLLREGSRLSQVRFRVGQATLEQDELDALHDAERLVDADDADLAGGVALSVDLSGENSEGFVGYRAKRHTGVVDIDRRGGYAVGEFWEPIAARPDGTLILDPGEFYILASKEAVQVPPDYAAEMVPFDPLVGEFRVHYAGFFDPGFGYEGAGGSGARAVLEVRSREVPFILEHGQIVGRLIYEKMLSRPDAMYGQRIGSNYQAQGLKLSKHFKA
- a CDS encoding sensor histidine kinase — protein: MIGSLRLRLFFVLLGATGAVWIAAVAWIYASSQRELEHVLDTRLQEAARMVVSLVGSMEGRLPEKLPSLRPAATGGNYERQLSCQVWSLQGTMIARSSGAPEQRLSDQPSGFSERLIDGEVWRIYATEDEAKGFRVLVGDRLGLRDRLVTDLIKGLLWPALLIAPLLGVLIWVSVRRGLRPLQAIASDLVGRGADDMRPVDASRAPSEVKPLTLALNALFEKVALARRHEREITAFAAHELRSPLTALKTQAQVALAANDPVVSRAALQQILLAVDRATRLVRQLLTLARLDAHAEIDDRTRVPMRPLIEEVVRATPRAGGIEVTIGDDLRDVVWNGNRECLELAIRNLHENAVQYMPGGGEVRWRTGESPRDIVVEDTGPGVAADELDKIGQRFFRGRNKSVVGSGLGLAIASLAVERSGAGLHLGNRTDRSGFRAEIRLRSDR